One genomic window of Maribacter aquivivus includes the following:
- a CDS encoding N-acetylmuramoyl-L-alanine amidase-like domain-containing protein yields MKHIFLFLFLYGSVSVSFSQQITCSPKDKAAVENKLAEIDGMFQDNFGETMVNVGKTFMKTPYVAKTLEIGDTETLVVNLQGLDCTTFVENVLAFSKLLRKEEDTFDAFINNLEVIRYKDGELDGYASRLHYFSEWIANNAEKGLLKDITGEIGGAEIIKDINFMSTHRDLYPFLADDINYSKIKASEKYLNSQAICVLTQGEIAKNEHLIQSGDIIALATSINGLDVTHTGIATREKDGRIHLLHASTGSMQVEVSKLPLADYLKGIKSNTGIMVARPL; encoded by the coding sequence ATGAAACATATATTTCTATTCCTTTTTTTATACGGAAGTGTATCAGTCAGCTTCTCTCAACAGATAACCTGCTCACCAAAAGACAAAGCAGCTGTTGAAAATAAGCTAGCGGAAATCGACGGAATGTTTCAGGACAACTTCGGAGAAACCATGGTTAATGTTGGTAAAACTTTCATGAAAACGCCATATGTAGCCAAAACGTTGGAAATTGGTGATACCGAAACTCTTGTAGTAAACCTTCAGGGTTTAGATTGCACAACCTTTGTAGAAAATGTACTGGCGTTCTCAAAGCTGCTAAGAAAAGAGGAGGATACTTTTGATGCTTTCATCAATAACTTAGAAGTTATTAGATATAAAGATGGCGAACTAGATGGCTACGCTTCTCGTTTACATTACTTTTCTGAATGGATTGCGAACAATGCCGAGAAAGGACTTTTAAAGGATATTACCGGTGAAATTGGTGGTGCAGAAATTATCAAAGACATCAATTTCATGAGTACCCATAGAGATTTGTATCCATTTTTGGCAGATGACATTAATTACTCAAAAATTAAAGCTTCTGAAAAGTATTTAAACAGTCAGGCTATTTGTGTATTGACACAAGGCGAAATTGCCAAGAATGAGCATCTTATTCAATCTGGAGACATTATAGCACTTGCTACTTCTATAAACGGATTAGATGTTACCCATACCGGAATTGCTACGCGCGAAAAAGATGGTAGAATTCATTTATTACATGCATCCACCGGATCAATGCAAGTTGAAGTATCTAAGTTACCGTTGGCAGATTACCTAAAAGGCATAAAAAGCAACACAGGTATTATGGTTGCAAGACCATTATAA
- a CDS encoding mechanosensitive ion channel family protein, giving the protein MNTFFDTVPRSELYLFLVSFIAILFAYWLISYFLRKFGRDPKYLLPEGTFRKLSWPIFFIFNSILIRSEALRTILNLTEHQYFFKKTSTILFIFSVTWLMLNLLKIIKKIIVSNYDVHVENNLKARKIYTQFNILERIFMFTIILLAIGAVLMSFESIRELGVSIFASAGVAGIIIGFSAQKMIGTVLAGIQIAIAQPIKIDDVVIVEGEWGRIEEITLTYVVVKIWDKRRLIVPTPYFIEKPFQNWTKTSSDILGTVFLYTDYNVSFDALREELTKILENTDLWDKEVNVLQVTESKQNCVEIRALMSAKDSPTAWDLRVLVREKLITFLQQNYPESIARNRVLLEKSTEENNNS; this is encoded by the coding sequence ATGAATACTTTTTTTGATACCGTCCCCAGAAGTGAACTTTATCTCTTTTTAGTTTCCTTCATAGCCATCCTATTTGCTTATTGGCTCATATCCTACTTTCTTAGAAAATTTGGCAGAGACCCTAAATACTTATTGCCGGAAGGCACTTTTAGAAAACTGAGCTGGCCTATCTTTTTCATTTTCAACTCAATACTTATTCGTTCAGAAGCTTTACGCACCATATTAAATCTTACCGAACACCAATACTTCTTTAAAAAAACAAGTACCATTCTATTTATTTTCTCAGTTACTTGGCTAATGTTGAATCTTTTAAAAATCATCAAAAAAATTATCGTTAGTAATTATGATGTGCATGTAGAAAACAATTTAAAAGCACGAAAAATATATACCCAGTTCAATATATTGGAACGCATTTTCATGTTTACCATTATTTTATTGGCGATTGGTGCAGTTTTAATGAGTTTTGAAAGTATACGAGAGCTAGGTGTAAGTATTTTTGCATCTGCAGGTGTAGCTGGTATTATCATTGGTTTCTCTGCACAAAAAATGATTGGTACCGTTTTGGCAGGTATTCAAATTGCCATTGCGCAACCTATTAAAATAGATGATGTAGTTATTGTTGAAGGAGAATGGGGCAGAATTGAAGAAATAACACTTACCTACGTGGTAGTGAAGATTTGGGACAAAAGAAGACTGATTGTACCAACACCTTATTTCATTGAAAAACCATTTCAAAACTGGACCAAAACGTCATCGGATATTTTGGGTACTGTCTTTTTATATACAGATTACAATGTGTCTTTTGATGCGCTTCGGGAAGAGTTGACCAAAATTCTAGAAAACACAGACCTTTGGGACAAAGAAGTAAACGTACTACAAGTAACAGAGAGTAAGCAAAACTGTGTTGAAATAAGAGCCCTAATGAGCGCAAAAGATTCCCCTACCGCTTGGGATTTACGCGTACTTGTTCGCGAAAAACTGATTACATTTTTACAGCAGAACTACCCTGAAAGTATTGCTAGGAATAGGGTTTTACTAGAAAAGTCTACAGAAGAGAATAACAATTCATAA
- the hemH gene encoding ferrochelatase translates to MKGVLLVNLGSPESPTAKDVKPYLDEFLMDERVIDAPKWLRTILVRGIILQTRPKKSAEAYAKIWWEEGSPLVVISERFSNKLKTQTEMPVALGMRYGTMSIKKAMQELKDKGVDDVLLVPLYPHYAMSSFETVVVKVLEEQKAGFPEMKITTLPAFYKHPEFIKALSESIKDGLEGFDYDHILFSYHGIPERHIRKSDPTSFHCKIDGTCCNVNSVAHNTCYRHQVYDTTEMVKAYLGLKEEQVSSSFQSRLAGDPWLKPYTDYEFERLAKEGKKKLAVITPAFVSDCLETLEEIAMEGKEQFMEAGGVEYKHIPCMNDNDTWVKVMAKWVNDWHATDKLDVVPST, encoded by the coding sequence ATGAAAGGAGTATTATTGGTCAATTTGGGTTCTCCAGAAAGTCCTACCGCAAAAGATGTTAAGCCCTATTTAGATGAATTTTTAATGGATGAGCGTGTAATTGACGCTCCTAAATGGTTAAGAACTATTCTAGTAAGAGGAATAATTTTGCAGACTAGACCAAAAAAATCTGCTGAGGCGTATGCTAAAATATGGTGGGAAGAAGGTTCTCCGTTAGTGGTTATATCTGAACGATTTTCCAATAAATTAAAAACACAGACCGAAATGCCAGTGGCTTTAGGTATGCGTTATGGTACCATGTCTATTAAAAAGGCCATGCAAGAATTGAAAGATAAAGGTGTAGATGATGTGCTTTTAGTCCCGTTATATCCACATTATGCGATGTCTAGTTTTGAGACAGTAGTTGTAAAAGTGTTAGAAGAGCAAAAAGCTGGCTTTCCTGAAATGAAAATTACAACGCTACCTGCTTTTTATAAGCACCCTGAGTTTATTAAAGCGCTTTCAGAAAGTATAAAAGACGGACTAGAAGGTTTTGACTACGATCATATTTTGTTTTCATACCACGGTATTCCTGAGCGTCATATTCGTAAAAGTGATCCTACTAGCTTTCATTGTAAAATAGATGGCACTTGTTGTAACGTAAATTCTGTTGCGCATAATACGTGTTACAGACACCAAGTTTATGACACTACCGAAATGGTAAAAGCGTATTTGGGATTAAAAGAAGAGCAAGTGAGTTCTTCGTTTCAATCGCGTTTAGCTGGTGACCCATGGTTAAAGCCGTATACCGATTATGAATTTGAGCGCTTAGCTAAAGAAGGCAAGAAAAAGCTAGCCGTAATTACACCTGCATTTGTAAGTGATTGTTTAGAAACATTGGAAGAAATTGCAATGGAAGGTAAAGAGCAGTTTATGGAAGCTGGTGGTGTAGAATACAAGCATATTCCATGTATGAATGACAATGACACTTGGGTGAAGGTAATGGCGAAGTGGGTTAACGATTGGCATGCTACAGATAAATTAGATGTTGTGCCAAGCACCTAA
- a CDS encoding DUF3050 domain-containing protein, with translation MKIEEIEIILQPLREKLRNHALYSELRSVSDIQIFMENHVFAVWDFMSLLKALQINLTCTLLPWKPVINTNTARFINEIVLEEETDVNELGVLKSHYEMYLDAMVEVGADTTRISTFLNSINELDSVLSTIQNSDLNAAVKSFLSFTFETINTQQPHKIAAAFTFGREDLIPDMFLRIVEQAGEDAYPKLEYYLRRHIELDGDEHGPLSLKMIQELCGDDAVKWHDVLECSEKALQQRIALWDHIAKAIQQNKEITV, from the coding sequence ATGAAAATCGAAGAAATAGAAATTATATTACAACCGTTAAGAGAAAAATTAAGAAATCATGCGCTTTATTCGGAGTTGAGATCAGTATCTGATATTCAAATATTCATGGAGAACCATGTGTTTGCCGTATGGGACTTTATGTCGCTTTTAAAGGCATTGCAGATTAACTTGACCTGTACTTTATTGCCGTGGAAACCGGTAATCAATACAAATACCGCTCGGTTTATTAATGAGATAGTTTTGGAAGAAGAAACTGATGTTAATGAGCTTGGAGTTTTAAAGAGTCATTACGAAATGTATTTGGACGCTATGGTTGAAGTAGGTGCAGATACTACTAGAATATCAACTTTTCTCAATAGCATTAATGAGTTGGATAGTGTTTTGAGTACAATTCAAAATTCTGATTTAAACGCTGCCGTTAAATCTTTTTTGAGCTTCACTTTTGAAACGATTAATACGCAACAACCACATAAAATTGCCGCTGCATTTACTTTTGGTAGAGAAGATTTAATACCGGATATGTTCTTGAGAATTGTTGAACAGGCCGGGGAAGATGCATACCCTAAACTGGAATACTATTTAAGAAGACATATTGAGTTGGATGGTGATGAACACGGTCCACTTTCTCTAAAAATGATTCAAGAATTATGCGGAGATGATGCTGTAAAATGGCATGATGTTCTAGAATGTTCTGAAAAAGCATTGCAACAGCGCATAGCCTTATGGGACCATATTGCAAAAGCAATTCAGCAAAATAAAGAGATTACAGTTTAA
- a CDS encoding MATE family efflux transporter, whose protein sequence is MANVSAEQLGTESISSLLIKQALPASIGILVMSLNVLVDSIFVGNWIGSIAIAAINVVLPISFFIGALGMAIGIGGASIISRALGADNKEKALRTFGNQISFTILITVIMVAVGLTFVDTLIPAFGGKGSIFELAKIYYVIVLYGVPFLALNMMGNTVIRAEGKPKFAMIAMIIPSIGNLVLDYLFINVLDYGMEGAAWATTISYFLCFSYILYFFLSKNSELKLNAQYFSIDFSILKEISSLGVVTLSRQAVVSIIYLLMNNILFDLGGEAMVAVYAIIGRMLMFALFPVFGVTQGFLPIAGFNYGAGKYERVKESIYTAIKFAAILATVVFTGLMIFPADIAGLFLSDKPNMSSLELTTNAFVMENTPSAMRWVFAATPIIALQLIGAAYFQAIGKAVPALLLTLCRQGFFFIPLILILPNYLGELGVWISFPIADVLATIVTGYYLRKEINKNLV, encoded by the coding sequence ATGGCAAACGTTTCCGCAGAACAACTGGGCACGGAATCAATTTCTAGTTTGCTCATAAAACAAGCACTACCTGCTAGTATAGGCATACTGGTCATGTCGTTAAACGTTCTGGTTGATTCCATTTTTGTGGGCAATTGGATTGGTTCTATTGCCATTGCCGCAATAAATGTAGTACTGCCTATTTCCTTTTTTATTGGTGCTTTGGGTATGGCAATCGGTATTGGCGGTGCAAGTATTATTTCGCGTGCTTTAGGTGCTGATAATAAAGAAAAGGCGCTACGAACATTTGGTAATCAAATTTCGTTTACCATACTGATTACTGTAATTATGGTGGCAGTAGGGCTAACTTTCGTAGATACCCTAATACCTGCTTTTGGGGGTAAAGGCTCTATTTTTGAGCTTGCTAAAATCTACTACGTTATTGTTTTGTACGGTGTGCCATTTTTGGCACTTAATATGATGGGCAATACTGTAATTAGAGCAGAAGGCAAGCCTAAGTTTGCCATGATAGCAATGATTATTCCGTCCATAGGAAATCTTGTATTAGATTATCTATTTATTAATGTATTAGACTACGGAATGGAAGGTGCCGCTTGGGCAACTACAATCAGTTATTTTCTTTGTTTTAGTTATATACTTTACTTTTTTCTCTCTAAAAATTCAGAATTAAAACTTAACGCGCAGTATTTCAGTATAGACTTTTCAATTCTAAAGGAAATAAGTTCACTTGGGGTTGTAACCCTATCTAGGCAGGCAGTAGTAAGTATCATTTATTTGCTGATGAACAATATACTCTTTGACTTAGGAGGAGAGGCTATGGTAGCTGTTTACGCTATAATAGGTAGAATGTTGATGTTTGCTCTTTTCCCCGTATTCGGTGTAACACAAGGCTTTTTGCCTATTGCAGGTTTTAATTACGGAGCTGGAAAATACGAAAGGGTAAAAGAGTCTATTTACACAGCCATAAAATTTGCAGCCATATTAGCGACTGTAGTTTTCACGGGACTCATGATTTTTCCGGCAGATATTGCAGGACTCTTTTTAAGTGATAAACCAAATATGAGTTCGCTAGAACTTACTACGAATGCATTTGTTATGGAAAATACACCATCTGCCATGCGCTGGGTGTTTGCGGCTACGCCGATTATTGCACTTCAGCTTATTGGTGCCGCTTATTTTCAGGCAATAGGAAAAGCGGTACCAGCATTATTATTAACCTTATGCCGTCAAGGCTTTTTCTTTATTCCCTTAATCTTAATATTACCCAATTACCTTGGTGAACTAGGTGTTTGGATCTCTTTTCCTATTGCAGATGTGCTTGCAACTATTGTTACTGGGTATTACTTGAGAAAAGAGATTAATAAAAATTTGGTTTAA
- a CDS encoding alpha/beta hydrolase family protein, protein MKFRTLLFSASLIAILFNGLAITSTNAQTQDFLYGDQMPDAPELSARGKYKVGVQTVNLVNPNQVDILNSKEGKDPSYDRPITIEVWYPASIGADAKTVVYDEVMGTRGDSLRPLTPFTFKGRTYRDAKALKGNKFPLVVVSHGYVGSRFLMTYLTENLASKGYIVAAIDHTDSTFKDANAFQSTLLNRPKDIRFVINEMEKLGAKGSKNIIEGLVDANNTAIIGYSMGGYGVLNVGGAGYSAGLGQFFTGMTGGSSAISVNTAGNAEYEKMADSRIKAIVAFAPWGMERGVWDAEGLKGLKTPTFFVAGSQDDISGYEKGIKAIYEGAVNADRYLLTYKNARHNVAPNPPPAEALAPGLHIDEYYRYAEPSWDQRKINNINQHFVTAFIGKHLKSQDNAQFLDVQENSNEKDWTGFKPRSSTGMELLHATPAN, encoded by the coding sequence ATGAAATTTAGAACGCTATTATTTTCGGCATCGCTAATTGCCATTCTTTTTAACGGATTGGCTATTACCTCAACAAATGCCCAAACCCAAGACTTTTTATACGGAGACCAAATGCCCGATGCACCTGAATTAAGCGCTAGAGGCAAATATAAAGTTGGCGTACAAACGGTAAACCTAGTGAACCCTAACCAAGTTGATATTTTAAACTCAAAAGAAGGTAAAGACCCAAGTTATGACAGACCAATTACTATTGAGGTTTGGTATCCTGCAAGTATAGGTGCTGATGCAAAAACTGTAGTTTATGACGAGGTAATGGGCACCAGAGGAGATTCGTTAAGACCGTTAACACCTTTTACTTTTAAAGGAAGAACCTACAGAGATGCCAAAGCATTGAAAGGAAATAAATTTCCTTTAGTCGTAGTATCTCATGGCTATGTGGGGTCACGCTTTTTAATGACATACCTGACAGAGAATTTAGCCTCTAAAGGATATATTGTCGCAGCAATTGATCATACAGATTCTACATTCAAAGATGCCAACGCGTTTCAAAGTACACTTTTGAACAGACCAAAAGATATTCGTTTTGTAATCAATGAAATGGAAAAATTAGGAGCTAAAGGTTCTAAGAATATAATTGAGGGGTTAGTAGATGCTAACAATACCGCCATTATAGGATATTCTATGGGAGGCTACGGAGTTTTAAATGTTGGTGGAGCAGGATATAGCGCAGGTTTAGGTCAATTTTTTACAGGTATGACCGGTGGTAGTTCTGCCATATCGGTAAACACGGCAGGTAATGCAGAATACGAAAAGATGGCTGATTCTAGAATTAAAGCAATAGTTGCCTTTGCCCCATGGGGAATGGAACGTGGTGTTTGGGATGCAGAAGGATTAAAAGGATTAAAAACTCCCACTTTCTTTGTTGCCGGAAGCCAAGATGATATCTCAGGGTATGAAAAAGGCATTAAAGCAATTTACGAAGGTGCCGTAAATGCAGATCGCTATCTATTAACTTATAAAAATGCAAGACATAACGTTGCACCAAACCCACCGCCGGCAGAAGCATTAGCACCAGGTTTACATATTGATGAGTATTATAGATACGCAGAACCTTCATGGGATCAACGTAAAATAAACAATATAAATCAGCACTTTGTAACAGCATTTATAGGCAAGCATCTTAAAAGCCAAGACAACGCTCAATTTTTAGATGTACAAGAAAATTCAAATGAAAAAGACTGGACAGGTTTTAAACCAAGATCATCTACAGGTATGGAATTGTTACATGCTACACCAGCCAACTAG
- a CDS encoding WD40/YVTN/BNR-like repeat-containing protein codes for MLALLLLPLSLLSQRRNKSQINTPTYPEELYSSLEYRSIGPYRGGRSAAVTGVPGEPNLFYFGAAGGGVWKTLDGGRSWDNISDGYFGGSIGAIEVAKSDPNVIYVGGGEKTLRGNVSSGYGVWKTEDGGKTWASAGLKKSRHVPRLRVHPTDYNTVYAAVLGDIYKPTKERGIYKSTDGGKNWKQVLFVNEQAGAVDLTFDPNNPRILYASTWHAQRTPYSLISGGDGSALWKSMDSGETWKEISKNEGFPKDTLGIIGVAVSPKNSEKVWAIVENKEKGGLYRSEDGGKTWSVVNEERKIRQRAWYYTRVYADTQDEDVVYVLNVNYHKSTDGGKSFNTFNAPHGDHHDLWISPEDSQRMIIGDDGGAQISYDGGETWSTYYNQPTAQFYRVTTDNSFPYRIYVAQQDNSTLRIDHRSDGSVIDESNWEETAGGESAWIAVDPKDNDIVYGGSYDGFLTRVNHKKKTVRGINVWPDNPMGAGAEAMKYRFQWNFPILFSRHNPNKLYTFSNYVHVTENEGQSWEVLSGDLTRNDPTKLGSSGGPITQDNTSVEYYCTIFAANESPLKEGLLWVGSDDGLIHVSKDSGATWENVTPPNMPEWNMINSIDPSNFDEGTCYVAATRYKLGDFQPYLYKTTDYGKSWTKITNGIPSEHFTRVVREDPKKKGLLYAGTETGMYVSFNDGANWAPFQMNLPIVPITDLTIKDDNLIVATQGRSLWIIDDLTVLHQLDESKKNSNTILFKPKDSYRTKGRVSKKPSKTAGENLENGVIAHFLMKNYTEKDTVQLTYTSMAGDTLANYSTAAKKKDKKLEVKKGGNTFVWDTRGKGAEKLEGMIFWWANFDGAKAVPGDYKVHLNVNGTNSSETFTILPDPRAESSVAQMQEQFNFITDINTTIENAHQSIKKIRNVTKQLNSFTEQYKDDDRTKDLVEKAKAMKDKLGEVEKALYQTQNRSGQDPLNFPIKLTNKLGHLNSLVSIGDFPPTEQDVAVKNELTTKINKELEIFNNVISSELQEFNKGFNELKLNYLFIDESK; via the coding sequence ATGCTGGCACTTTTACTATTGCCCCTATCCTTGCTATCTCAAAGAAGGAACAAATCTCAAATTAATACACCAACTTATCCGGAAGAATTGTATTCTAGTTTAGAGTATAGGTCCATTGGTCCGTATCGTGGTGGTCGATCTGCCGCAGTAACTGGTGTGCCAGGCGAGCCTAATCTATTTTACTTCGGTGCTGCAGGTGGTGGAGTTTGGAAAACATTAGATGGAGGACGTTCTTGGGATAATATTTCCGATGGATATTTCGGTGGAAGTATTGGTGCTATTGAGGTAGCTAAAAGTGATCCAAATGTTATTTACGTAGGCGGTGGCGAAAAGACCTTAAGAGGAAATGTCTCGTCTGGTTACGGAGTTTGGAAAACAGAAGACGGTGGTAAAACATGGGCTTCTGCAGGTTTAAAAAAGAGTAGACATGTACCAAGACTTCGCGTACATCCTACAGATTACAATACCGTTTATGCAGCTGTGTTAGGTGATATTTATAAGCCTACAAAAGAACGTGGTATTTATAAAAGTACAGATGGTGGTAAAAATTGGAAGCAAGTTCTTTTTGTAAATGAACAAGCTGGTGCGGTCGATTTGACTTTTGACCCTAATAATCCAAGAATTTTATATGCATCTACATGGCATGCACAACGTACACCGTATAGTTTAATTAGTGGTGGCGATGGTTCTGCATTATGGAAAAGTATGGACAGTGGAGAAACCTGGAAGGAAATTTCTAAGAACGAAGGCTTTCCAAAAGATACCTTAGGTATTATTGGTGTAGCTGTTTCCCCAAAAAATTCAGAGAAAGTTTGGGCAATCGTTGAGAATAAAGAAAAGGGTGGTTTATATCGCTCTGAAGATGGTGGTAAAACATGGTCTGTTGTAAATGAAGAACGTAAAATTCGTCAACGTGCTTGGTATTATACTAGAGTTTATGCAGATACACAAGATGAGGATGTTGTTTATGTGTTAAACGTAAATTACCATAAGTCTACTGATGGTGGTAAGTCATTCAATACTTTTAATGCACCACATGGGGATCATCATGATTTATGGATATCTCCTGAAGACTCTCAACGTATGATTATTGGTGATGATGGTGGTGCCCAGATTTCTTATGATGGTGGCGAAACTTGGAGTACGTATTACAATCAGCCTACGGCACAATTTTATAGGGTTACAACAGATAATTCTTTTCCATATAGAATTTATGTTGCACAACAGGACAACTCAACTTTACGTATAGACCATAGAAGTGATGGGAGTGTAATTGATGAAAGTAACTGGGAGGAAACTGCTGGTGGAGAATCTGCATGGATAGCTGTAGACCCAAAAGATAATGATATTGTTTACGGTGGTAGTTATGATGGTTTCTTAACTCGTGTTAATCATAAAAAGAAAACGGTAAGAGGTATCAATGTTTGGCCAGACAATCCAATGGGTGCTGGTGCAGAAGCAATGAAGTATCGTTTTCAATGGAATTTCCCTATTCTATTCAGTAGACATAATCCTAATAAATTATACACCTTTTCTAACTATGTGCATGTTACAGAAAATGAAGGTCAAAGCTGGGAAGTTTTAAGTGGTGATTTAACCAGGAACGATCCAACAAAATTGGGTTCTAGTGGTGGACCAATAACTCAAGATAATACGAGTGTAGAATACTACTGTACCATCTTTGCAGCGAATGAAAGTCCTTTGAAAGAAGGTCTTCTTTGGGTAGGTAGTGATGACGGATTAATTCATGTTTCAAAAGATTCTGGTGCAACTTGGGAGAATGTTACTCCGCCAAATATGCCAGAGTGGAATATGATTAATAGTATTGATCCTTCTAATTTTGATGAGGGTACATGCTATGTAGCCGCTACTAGATATAAGCTGGGCGATTTTCAGCCATACCTATATAAAACAACGGATTACGGTAAATCGTGGACAAAAATAACGAACGGTATTCCTTCAGAACATTTTACAAGAGTTGTTCGTGAAGACCCAAAGAAGAAAGGTTTATTATACGCAGGTACAGAAACGGGCATGTATGTTTCTTTTAATGACGGTGCTAATTGGGCTCCTTTTCAAATGAATTTACCAATTGTACCTATTACCGATTTAACCATTAAAGATGATAATTTAATTGTGGCTACTCAAGGGCGTAGCCTGTGGATTATTGATGATTTAACGGTGCTACATCAATTAGATGAAAGTAAGAAGAATTCAAATACCATATTGTTTAAGCCTAAAGATTCTTACCGTACTAAGGGTAGAGTATCTAAAAAACCTTCAAAAACTGCGGGAGAAAATTTAGAGAACGGTGTAATCGCACATTTTCTAATGAAAAACTATACAGAGAAAGATACGGTTCAGCTGACTTATACGAGTATGGCTGGTGATACTTTGGCAAATTATAGTACTGCTGCTAAGAAAAAAGACAAAAAACTAGAGGTAAAGAAAGGTGGTAATACATTTGTTTGGGATACTCGCGGTAAAGGAGCTGAGAAACTAGAAGGAATGATTTTCTGGTGGGCTAATTTTGACGGTGCTAAAGCGGTACCTGGTGATTATAAAGTCCATTTGAATGTGAATGGAACTAATAGTAGTGAAACATTTACCATTTTACCAGATCCAAGAGCAGAAAGTTCGGTAGCTCAAATGCAAGAGCAGTTCAATTTTATTACAGATATCAACACTACCATTGAAAACGCACATCAATCTATAAAGAAAATTAGAAATGTTACTAAGCAACTGAATTCATTTACTGAGCAGTATAAAGATGACGACAGAACTAAAGATTTGGTAGAAAAGGCAAAAGCCATGAAAGACAAACTTGGCGAAGTAGAAAAAGCTTTGTACCAAACTCAAAATAGAAGTGGTCAAGATCCTTTGAACTTCCCAATTAAATTGACTAACAAATTGGGTCATTTGAATAGCTTGGTTTCCATTGGTGATTTTCCTCCAACAGAGCAAGATGTTGCTGTTAAGAACGAATTGACAACTAAAATCAATAAAGAACTTGAAATTTTTAATAACGTAATCTCATCAGAGCTTCAAGAATTTAATAAAGGTTTCAACGAACTTAAATTGAATTACTTGTTCATTGATGAAAGTAAATAA